Proteins encoded together in one Myxococcales bacterium window:
- a CDS encoding DUF11 domain-containing protein — translation MRKSLGVAVAALTLGALAPSAAEAAPKLRRQWNLHGDFVLVGNTLGQECRTGSQAAPAPVVGTVGACGLNTADSAYDVFWRSEDPANGQATASSSVTLANARSSAVLGTGARRNVEVPAGARIVHAQLYWAATLLAAPAKRTVVLDRPGGFQATVNADESLTVPAGGNVYYQNTADVTALVRAQGPGTYRVSGFDSQPVVDQTINDAFAGWTLVVVYDSPSEPVRNVTLFDGLTFVDLGASATVNLAGFLVPTMGFDAKLGVLAYEGDDGGTGDSLAFKSKSAAAPTLLGDALNPSSNLFNGTRSVFGLPVSVPGDLPRQTGGARSMSGFDMDVLDITPLVRAGDDSATITASSTSDKYAIGALVTSISTLAPDLSSTTKTVRPIVSRPGDAVFVGDTVEFELTVRNTGNDDALDVTLTDVLPIGFTYVAGSTSVVNGPLSGTKTDARDSDGVDFDTASRTLVVRLGAGADGTKGGSLAIGESQTVRFRATVAAGQGGQVLTNQAKVAGRGLHGSPRDEWASDSGDGGLPEATAVPVDTCALDAECPGTRCSRTRPYACEVCNGDFASGASQPCIDATRPACNTQGAARGACSECTAVNVSRCTTAASPTCNTVSGSCAPCLADYGAASSRACPKVTAPVCLVAGAKAGQCVECATSQECTGARPVCTTSNVCEGCTSDFGSAGPKACPASTLPFCGATGACGKCSSNADCVGRAGPICNLTTGSCGAVCTVDADCRTTEFCAAGSCTPKAKNGDPLSPVAPISGECSPQNGARACLSASCFEPDDRCGLPNAEPCGPPTNDAVCRSGVCFQRDAKCGLPKGEACTLASVCRSGICAPSGTCGECRVDTDCGGPASGRVCDERTGTCGDGCRGQGGNGCAPPKVCTSRDSERGACVDPVRDAGADAADPPRVEDAGPSAPDAAADSGAQPPEVAQDSGDVSGCACDMSHTRDVPRGSLGLALGAGLAAFLSRRRRERDTSTR, via the coding sequence ATGAGGAAATCGCTCGGGGTCGCGGTCGCGGCCCTCACGCTCGGGGCGCTCGCCCCGTCGGCCGCAGAGGCAGCCCCGAAGCTCCGCAGGCAGTGGAACCTCCACGGCGACTTCGTGCTCGTCGGCAACACGCTCGGGCAAGAGTGCCGCACCGGGTCTCAGGCCGCTCCGGCGCCCGTCGTCGGCACCGTCGGCGCGTGTGGCCTCAACACGGCCGACTCGGCGTACGACGTCTTCTGGCGCAGCGAGGACCCGGCGAACGGCCAGGCCACCGCGAGCTCCTCCGTCACCCTCGCCAACGCCCGGAGCTCGGCGGTGCTTGGCACGGGTGCGCGACGGAACGTCGAGGTCCCCGCGGGCGCCCGCATCGTGCACGCGCAGCTCTACTGGGCCGCCACGCTCCTCGCGGCTCCGGCGAAGCGCACGGTGGTGCTCGACCGCCCCGGCGGCTTCCAAGCGACGGTGAACGCCGACGAGTCGCTCACGGTGCCGGCCGGCGGAAACGTGTATTATCAAAATACCGCCGACGTGACGGCCCTCGTGCGCGCGCAGGGACCGGGGACGTATCGGGTGTCGGGGTTCGACTCGCAACCCGTGGTCGACCAGACGATCAACGACGCCTTCGCCGGGTGGACGCTCGTCGTCGTGTACGACAGCCCTTCGGAGCCGGTCCGTAACGTCACCCTCTTCGACGGCCTCACGTTCGTCGATCTGGGCGCGAGCGCCACGGTCAACCTCGCGGGTTTCCTCGTGCCCACCATGGGGTTCGATGCCAAGCTCGGCGTGCTCGCGTACGAAGGCGACGACGGCGGCACGGGCGACTCGCTCGCCTTCAAGTCGAAGAGCGCCGCGGCGCCCACGCTCCTCGGGGACGCCCTGAACCCCTCCTCGAACCTGTTCAACGGCACCCGCTCGGTGTTCGGCTTGCCCGTGAGCGTCCCGGGCGATTTGCCCCGTCAGACCGGCGGCGCGCGCAGCATGAGCGGGTTCGACATGGACGTGCTCGACATCACGCCCCTCGTGCGAGCAGGGGACGATTCGGCCACGATCACCGCGAGCTCGACGAGCGACAAGTACGCGATCGGCGCGCTCGTCACCAGCATCTCCACCCTCGCACCGGACCTCTCGTCCACCACGAAGACCGTGCGCCCGATCGTGAGCCGACCGGGGGACGCCGTCTTCGTCGGCGACACGGTCGAGTTCGAGCTCACCGTGCGGAACACCGGGAACGACGACGCCCTCGACGTCACCCTGACCGACGTCCTCCCCATCGGGTTCACCTACGTCGCGGGCTCGACGTCCGTCGTGAACGGCCCGCTCTCCGGTACGAAGACGGACGCCCGTGACTCCGATGGTGTCGACTTCGACACGGCCTCGCGCACGCTCGTCGTGCGGCTCGGCGCGGGCGCCGACGGCACCAAGGGCGGCTCGCTCGCCATCGGCGAGTCGCAGACGGTCCGCTTCCGCGCCACCGTCGCGGCGGGGCAGGGCGGGCAGGTCCTCACGAACCAAGCCAAGGTCGCGGGCCGCGGCCTCCATGGCTCGCCGCGCGACGAGTGGGCGAGCGACTCGGGCGACGGAGGTCTCCCCGAAGCTACGGCCGTGCCCGTCGACACGTGCGCGCTCGACGCCGAGTGCCCGGGGACACGCTGCTCACGCACGCGCCCCTACGCCTGCGAGGTCTGCAACGGGGACTTCGCGTCGGGCGCCTCTCAGCCCTGCATCGACGCCACGCGGCCCGCGTGCAACACCCAAGGTGCGGCCCGTGGCGCGTGCAGCGAGTGCACGGCCGTCAACGTCTCGCGCTGCACCACGGCCGCGTCGCCCACGTGCAACACGGTCTCGGGCTCGTGCGCCCCTTGCCTCGCCGACTACGGCGCCGCGTCGAGCCGCGCCTGCCCCAAGGTCACGGCGCCGGTCTGCCTCGTCGCCGGCGCGAAGGCCGGGCAGTGCGTCGAGTGCGCCACGTCCCAAGAGTGCACGGGCGCGCGCCCGGTATGCACCACGTCGAACGTCTGCGAAGGGTGTACGAGCGACTTCGGCTCGGCGGGTCCCAAGGCCTGCCCCGCGTCCACGCTCCCGTTCTGCGGGGCCACCGGCGCGTGCGGGAAGTGCTCATCGAACGCCGATTGTGTGGGCCGCGCCGGCCCCATCTGCAACTTGACCACGGGCTCGTGCGGCGCCGTGTGCACGGTCGACGCCGACTGCCGCACGACCGAGTTTTGCGCCGCGGGCTCGTGCACGCCCAAGGCGAAGAACGGCGACCCTCTCTCTCCGGTCGCGCCCATTTCGGGGGAGTGCTCCCCGCAGAACGGGGCGCGGGCGTGCCTCTCCGCCTCGTGTTTCGAGCCCGACGATCGCTGCGGTCTCCCGAACGCCGAGCCGTGCGGCCCGCCCACGAACGACGCCGTGTGCCGCAGCGGAGTCTGCTTCCAGCGCGACGCGAAATGCGGCTTGCCCAAGGGCGAGGCGTGCACGCTCGCGTCCGTGTGTCGCTCGGGCATCTGCGCACCTTCGGGCACGTGCGGCGAGTGCCGTGTCGACACGGATTGCGGCGGGCCAGCGAGCGGCCGCGTCTGCGACGAGCGGACGGGCACGTGCGGAGACGGTTGCCGAGGCCAAGGGGGCAACGGATGTGCGCCTCCCAAGGTGTGCACCTCGCGTGACAGCGAGCGCGGAGCCTGTGTCGACCCCGTTCGTGACGCCGGCGCCGACGCGGCCGACCCGCCTCGCGTCGAAGATGCGGGCCCGAGCGCCCCGGACGCCGCCGCCGATTCTGGAGCGCAACCTCCCGAAGTTGCACAAGATTCGGGTGATGTGAGTGGATGTGCGTGCGACATGTCCCACACGAGGGACGTCCCACGCGGTAGCCTGGGGCTCGCGCTCGGTGCGGGGCTCGCGGCGTTCTTGTCACGCCGCCGCCGCGAACGAGACACCTCGACTCGATGA
- a CDS encoding CPXCG motif-containing cysteine-rich protein, which yields MEKKPKSRNPAKFAALWPSTLPASCPFCGETTEVTLDVSGGRRQTYVEDCVVCCRPSIVHVEANEEGEPSLWLEKDDG from the coding sequence ATGGAAAAGAAGCCGAAGAGCCGGAACCCTGCGAAGTTCGCCGCGCTCTGGCCGAGCACCCTACCGGCCTCGTGCCCGTTCTGCGGAGAGACCACCGAGGTCACGCTCGACGTGTCCGGTGGAAGGCGCCAAACGTACGTCGAGGACTGCGTCGTGTGTTGCCGGCCCTCGATCGTGCACGTCGAGGCGAACGAGGAGGGCGAGCCGTCCCTCTGGCTCGAGAAGGACGACGGCTGA